From Rissa tridactyla isolate bRisTri1 chromosome 7, bRisTri1.patW.cur.20221130, whole genome shotgun sequence, a single genomic window includes:
- the GGNBP2 gene encoding gametogenetin-binding protein 2 isoform X1: MARLVAVCRDGEEEFPFEKRQIPLYIDDTLTMVMEFPDNVLNLDGHQNNGAQLKQFIQRHSMLKQQDLNIAMMVTSREVLSALSQLVPCVGCRRSVERLFSQLVESGNPALEPLTVGPKGVLSVTRSCMTDAKKLYTLFYVHGSKLNDMIDAIPKSKKNKRCQLHSLDTHKPKPLGGCWMDVWELMSQECRDEVVLIDSSCLLETLETYLRKHRFCTDCKNKVLRAYNILIGELDCSKEKGYCAALYEGLRCCPHERHIHVCCETDFIAHLLGRAEPEFAGGYERRERHAKTIDIAQEEVLTCLGIHLYERLHRIWQKLRAEEQTWQMLFYLGVDALRKSFEMAVEKVQGISRLEQLCEEFSEEERVRELKQEKKRQKRKNRRKNKCVCEIPTPLQATEEKEINQAKENSNFTESSCKACGSSEEANNCVEVIVTNESTSCTCPSSGTLLGSPKIKKGLSPHCNGSDCGYSSSMEGSETGSREGSDVACTEGICNHDENGDDSCVHRCDDKEEDGDSCVECWANSEENNTKGKNKKKKKKSKTLKCENEHIQKLGSCTADPGNRETSGNIMHTEFHRDKTKDIHAESCCSSEKSGQQLPWFEHMKNVSQFAEPTEMSLVPDTGKGAKSLVELLDESECTSDEEIFISQDEIQSFMANNKSFYSNREQYRQHLKEKFNKYCRLNDHKGPICNGWLTTAGAN, encoded by the exons ATGGCGCGGCTGGTGGCCGTTTGCAGGGACGGGGAGGAGGAATTCCCTTTCGAGAAGAGGCAGATCCCCCTCTACATCGATGACACCCTGACG ATGGTGATGGAATTTCCTGATAATGTGCTAAACCTTGATGGACATCAGAATAATGGTGCACAATTAAAACAGTTCATTCAG AGACATAGCATGCTTAAACAGCAGGATCTAAATATTGCCATGATGGTGACATCGCGTGAAGTTTTGAGTGCACTTTCTCAGCTGGTCCCATGTGTTGGCTGCCGTCGGAGTGTGGAACGTCTGTTTTCTCAGCTTGTGGAGTCTGGAAATCCAGCGCTTGAGCCCCTAACAGTAGGGCCAAAGGGCGTTCTTTCTGTAACTCGAAGCTGTATGACTGACGCAAAGAAGCTCTATACACTGTTTTATGTGCACGG gtcCAAACTGAATGATATGATTGATGCAATTCCCAAAAGTAAGAAGAACAAGAGATGTCAATTACACTCCCTGGATacacacaaaccaaaaccttTGGG GGGTTGTTGGATGGATGTGTGGGAGCTCATGTCCCAGGAATGCAGGGATGAAGTAGTTTTAATTGACTCTAGTTGTCTTTTAGAAACATTAGAAACCTATCTACGAAAACACAG GTTTTGCACTGACTGCAAAAATAAAGTACTTCGGGCGTACAATATTCTTATCGGTGAGCTagactgcagcaaagaaaagGGCTACTGCGCTGCACTTTATGAGGGTTTGCGTTGCTGTCCCCATGAACGTCACATACATGTATGCTGTGAAACAGATTTCATCGCGCACCTATTGGGTCGAGCTGAACCAGAGTTCGCAGGAGGGTATGA ACGAAGAGAAAGGCATGCTAAGACAATAGACATAGCCCAAGAAGAAGTTTTGACCTGCCTGGGTATTCATCTTTATGAAAGATTACACCGAATCTGGCAAAAGTTGCGGGCTGAGGAACAAACGTGGCAGATGCTTTTTTACCTAGGTGTTGATGCTTTACGCAAAAGCTTTGAG ATGGCTGTGGAAAAAGTGCAGGGTATTAGCCGATTGGAACAGCTCTGTGAAGAATTCTCAGAAGAAGAAAGAGTGCGAGAGCTTAAACAAGAGAAGAAGCGCCAAAAACGAAAGAACAGACGGaaaaataagtgtgtgtgtgagatCCCTACTCCTTTGCAGgcaacagaagagaaggaaataaatcaaGCAAAG gaaaattcGAACTTCACGGAAAGTAGTTGCAAAGCCTGTGGTAGCAGCGAAGAAGCTAACAATTGTGTAGAAGTAATTGTTACTAATGAAAGCACTTCTTGCACCTGTCCTAGTAGCGGTACCCTATTAGGTTCACCTAAAATCAAGAAAG GTTTATCTCCGCACTGTAACGGTAGCGATTGCGGGTACTCATCGAGCATGGAGGGCAGCGAAACAGGATCCCGAGAGGGATCAGATGTGGCCTGCACTGAAGGCATTTGCAACCATGACGAAAATG GAGACGATTCGTGTGTCCATCGCTGTGACGACAAAGAGGAGGACGGAGATAGCTGTGTGGAATGTTGGGCTAATTCGGAAGAGAATAACACAAAAggcaaaaacaaaaagaagaaaaagaaaagtaaaactttGAAGTGTGAGAATGAACAT ATTCAGAAACTTGGAAGCTGTACGGCAGATCCAGGTAACAGAGAGACCTCAGGAAATATCATGCACACAGAGTTTCATCGCGACAAGACCAAAGACATACATGCCGAAAGCTGCTGTAGCTCAGAAAAAAGTGGGCAGCAGTTGCCTTGGTTTGAGCATATGAAAAACGTGTCACAGTTTGCAGAACCTACAGAAATGTCACTTGTTCCTGATACTGGAAAAGGTGCCAAGAGCTTAGTGGAACTCCTT GATGAGTCTGAATGCACGTCTGACGAGGAAATCTTTATCTCACAAGATGAAATACAGTCCTTCATGGCAAACAACAAGTCTTTCTACAGCAATAGAGAACAATACCGACAGCATCTGAAGGAGAAATTTAACAAATACTGCCGCTTAAATGATCACAAGGGGCCCATTTGTAACGGTTGGTTGACAACGGCTGGAGCGAACTAA
- the GGNBP2 gene encoding gametogenetin-binding protein 2 isoform X2, with protein MARLVAVCRDGEEEFPFEKRQIPLYIDDTLTMVMEFPDNVLNLDGHQNNGAQLKQFIQRHSMLKQQDLNIAMMVTSREVLSALSQLVPCVGCRRSVERLFSQLVESGNPALEPLTVGPKGVLSVTRSCMTDAKKLYTLFYVHGSKLNDMIDAIPKSKKNKRCQLHSLDTHKPKPLGGCWMDVWELMSQECRDEVVLIDSSCLLETLETYLRKHRFCTDCKNKVLRAYNILIGELDCSKEKGYCAALYEGLRCCPHERHIHVCCETDFIAHLLGRAEPEFAGGRRERHAKTIDIAQEEVLTCLGIHLYERLHRIWQKLRAEEQTWQMLFYLGVDALRKSFEMAVEKVQGISRLEQLCEEFSEEERVRELKQEKKRQKRKNRRKNKCVCEIPTPLQATEEKEINQAKENSNFTESSCKACGSSEEANNCVEVIVTNESTSCTCPSSGTLLGSPKIKKGLSPHCNGSDCGYSSSMEGSETGSREGSDVACTEGICNHDENGDDSCVHRCDDKEEDGDSCVECWANSEENNTKGKNKKKKKKSKTLKCENEHIQKLGSCTADPGNRETSGNIMHTEFHRDKTKDIHAESCCSSEKSGQQLPWFEHMKNVSQFAEPTEMSLVPDTGKGAKSLVELLDESECTSDEEIFISQDEIQSFMANNKSFYSNREQYRQHLKEKFNKYCRLNDHKGPICNGWLTTAGAN; from the exons ATGGCGCGGCTGGTGGCCGTTTGCAGGGACGGGGAGGAGGAATTCCCTTTCGAGAAGAGGCAGATCCCCCTCTACATCGATGACACCCTGACG ATGGTGATGGAATTTCCTGATAATGTGCTAAACCTTGATGGACATCAGAATAATGGTGCACAATTAAAACAGTTCATTCAG AGACATAGCATGCTTAAACAGCAGGATCTAAATATTGCCATGATGGTGACATCGCGTGAAGTTTTGAGTGCACTTTCTCAGCTGGTCCCATGTGTTGGCTGCCGTCGGAGTGTGGAACGTCTGTTTTCTCAGCTTGTGGAGTCTGGAAATCCAGCGCTTGAGCCCCTAACAGTAGGGCCAAAGGGCGTTCTTTCTGTAACTCGAAGCTGTATGACTGACGCAAAGAAGCTCTATACACTGTTTTATGTGCACGG gtcCAAACTGAATGATATGATTGATGCAATTCCCAAAAGTAAGAAGAACAAGAGATGTCAATTACACTCCCTGGATacacacaaaccaaaaccttTGGG GGGTTGTTGGATGGATGTGTGGGAGCTCATGTCCCAGGAATGCAGGGATGAAGTAGTTTTAATTGACTCTAGTTGTCTTTTAGAAACATTAGAAACCTATCTACGAAAACACAG GTTTTGCACTGACTGCAAAAATAAAGTACTTCGGGCGTACAATATTCTTATCGGTGAGCTagactgcagcaaagaaaagGGCTACTGCGCTGCACTTTATGAGGGTTTGCGTTGCTGTCCCCATGAACGTCACATACATGTATGCTGTGAAACAGATTTCATCGCGCACCTATTGGGTCGAGCTGAACCAGAGTTCGCAGGAGG ACGAAGAGAAAGGCATGCTAAGACAATAGACATAGCCCAAGAAGAAGTTTTGACCTGCCTGGGTATTCATCTTTATGAAAGATTACACCGAATCTGGCAAAAGTTGCGGGCTGAGGAACAAACGTGGCAGATGCTTTTTTACCTAGGTGTTGATGCTTTACGCAAAAGCTTTGAG ATGGCTGTGGAAAAAGTGCAGGGTATTAGCCGATTGGAACAGCTCTGTGAAGAATTCTCAGAAGAAGAAAGAGTGCGAGAGCTTAAACAAGAGAAGAAGCGCCAAAAACGAAAGAACAGACGGaaaaataagtgtgtgtgtgagatCCCTACTCCTTTGCAGgcaacagaagagaaggaaataaatcaaGCAAAG gaaaattcGAACTTCACGGAAAGTAGTTGCAAAGCCTGTGGTAGCAGCGAAGAAGCTAACAATTGTGTAGAAGTAATTGTTACTAATGAAAGCACTTCTTGCACCTGTCCTAGTAGCGGTACCCTATTAGGTTCACCTAAAATCAAGAAAG GTTTATCTCCGCACTGTAACGGTAGCGATTGCGGGTACTCATCGAGCATGGAGGGCAGCGAAACAGGATCCCGAGAGGGATCAGATGTGGCCTGCACTGAAGGCATTTGCAACCATGACGAAAATG GAGACGATTCGTGTGTCCATCGCTGTGACGACAAAGAGGAGGACGGAGATAGCTGTGTGGAATGTTGGGCTAATTCGGAAGAGAATAACACAAAAggcaaaaacaaaaagaagaaaaagaaaagtaaaactttGAAGTGTGAGAATGAACAT ATTCAGAAACTTGGAAGCTGTACGGCAGATCCAGGTAACAGAGAGACCTCAGGAAATATCATGCACACAGAGTTTCATCGCGACAAGACCAAAGACATACATGCCGAAAGCTGCTGTAGCTCAGAAAAAAGTGGGCAGCAGTTGCCTTGGTTTGAGCATATGAAAAACGTGTCACAGTTTGCAGAACCTACAGAAATGTCACTTGTTCCTGATACTGGAAAAGGTGCCAAGAGCTTAGTGGAACTCCTT GATGAGTCTGAATGCACGTCTGACGAGGAAATCTTTATCTCACAAGATGAAATACAGTCCTTCATGGCAAACAACAAGTCTTTCTACAGCAATAGAGAACAATACCGACAGCATCTGAAGGAGAAATTTAACAAATACTGCCGCTTAAATGATCACAAGGGGCCCATTTGTAACGGTTGGTTGACAACGGCTGGAGCGAACTAA
- the PIGW gene encoding phosphatidylinositol-glycan biosynthesis class W protein — translation MFVISEEKRRMSQKHLKEAFISNLNGTSLLEISLGLSLAPLCLLCRGLLLILYYLHYGKPLSSRKYSLLLDFLVLVSPLVFSCTVLSPIIFFMPSIIAAFCAGIFSKIYSQRKHKTRVPFRQIVQEFQKTYLDPEYIPAITVFRVYVNVLTSISILAVDFPQYPRRYAKAETYGTGVMDLGVGAYIFGNALVCPEVRQKSYVMQSKFSSLARQFFSVWPLIFLGVGRLLSVKSIEYHEHTSEYGVHWNFFFTLAFVRLAASLLLAIFPKNKSWIIAINLAVLYQLILNTTSLKMFILHGSNGRDSRVGFLNANREGLLSLFGYLAIYMASVQVGLCLLKCRNSVKGWIEAARFLLLTALVLFLFLRVSQAHADLVSRRMANLSYCIWVLAHCLTFFTWFVVTDLMLVFTKLLVKGSSVPCCWNVVKPPNTGTKHGTEAVPTGKEGKLARICLISAINKNQLLFFLLANVMTGTVNILIDTIHSKTAFTLCILHLYMFFNCLIMYILHAKNIVLKFW, via the coding sequence ATGTTTgtgatttcagaggaaaaaagaagaatgtcACAAAAGCATCTGAAGGAAGCCTTTATCAGCAACTTAAATGGAACTAGTTTGCTGGAAATTTCACTAGGCTTGTCTCTAGCCCcgctctgcctgctctgcagaggaCTCCTCCTGATTTTATATTACCTGCACTATGGGAAACCTTTAAGTTCAAGGAAATACAGCCTGCTGCTAGACTTCCTCGTGCTGGTATCTCCTCTCGTGTTCTCCTGTACAGTCTTGTCTCCGATCATCTTTTTCATGCCAAGTATCATTGCAGCCTTCTGTGCcggaatattttctaaaatatacaGCCAAAGAAAACACAAGACCAGAGTGCCTTTTAGGCAAATTGTACAGGAATTCCAGAAGACGTACTTGGATCCAGAATACATTCCAGCAATAACTGTGTTTCGCGTTTATGTCAACGTGTTGACATCCATCAGCATTTTGGCAGTGGATTTCCCGCAGTACCCAAGGCGATACGCCAAAGCTGAGACCTATGGAACAGGAGTCATGGATTTGGGAGTTGGAGCTTATATTTTTGGTAATGCTCTTGTTTGTCCTGAAGTTAGACAAAAGTCTTACGTGATGCAATCAAAATTTTCCAGTCTGGCCAGGCAGTTCTTTTCCGTTTGGCCGTTGATTTTCCTTGGTGTTGGACGACTGCTTAGCGTTAAATCTATAGAGTACCACGAACATACTTCAGAGTATGGAGTGCACTGGAATTTTTTCTTTACCTTAGCATTTGTGAGGCTTGCAGCATCTCTACTTTTAGCCATATTTCCAAAAAATAAATCTTGGATCATTGCTATAAATCTCGCTGTACTTTATCAGCTTATTCTTAACACTACCTCTCTGAAGATGTTTATCTTGCATGGGAGCAACGGCAGAGATTCGAGGGTTGGCTTTTTAAATGCCAACAGGGAAGGACTGCTCTCTCTTTTTGGATATTTAGCCATATACATGGCGAGCGTCCAGGTGGGACTGTGTCTGCTGAAGTGCAGGAACTCAGTCAAAGGCTGGATTGAAGCAGCGCGTTTCTTACTGCTGACAGCTCTTGTGCTCTTCCTATTTCTTCGTGTGTCGCAAGCGCACGCAGACCTTGTGTCCCGCCGGATGGCCAACCTGTCCTACTGCATATGGGTGCTCGCTCACTGTCTGACTTTCTTCACCTGGTTTGTGGTGACTGATCTCATGTTGGTGTTCACAAAGCTTCTTGTGAAGGGGTCCAGCGTGCCCTGCTGCTGGAACGTCGTAAAGCCCCCGAATACCGGCACAAAGCATGGAACGGAGGCTGTGCCTACGGGAAAGGAAGGCAAGCTGGCGCGCATTTGCCTGATTAGCGCtattaataaaaatcaattaCTATTTTTCTTGCTAGCAAATGTTATGACTGGTACTGTGAATATACTGATAGATACAATCCACAGCAAGACTGCATTTACCTTGTGTATACTGCACTTGTATatgttttttaactgtttaattaTGTATATATTGCATGCCAAAAATATAGTATTAAAGTTTTGGTGA